In Halobacillus amylolyticus, the following proteins share a genomic window:
- a CDS encoding hemolysin family protein translates to MIIAIIFLLFVSFFFSGSETALTATNKMRLQTRAGNNDRKAEKLLDLVSKPGEFITTILIGNNIANILLPTLVTTLAIQYGFNVGLASAILTVTIIVFSEVIPKSVAAAFPDRIALLVSPIIRLFVVVFKPVTIVLNWLTGFITRFLAKDQPNDVSISKEELRAMVDIADSEGTFNQAESHRIKGVLDFYNLNVKDVLKTPRVEMTALQSTATFEEVRDVVIQNPFTRYPVYKEDIDDIVAVFHSKYLLSWSTEQEKPLEAFSYTDPLVIYEFHPIEWVFRKMTKEKKHMAIVLDEYGGTEGILTHEDVIEAMIGLEIEDEMDLASEAIIEKVTDTEIICDGKITLRRLNSVFNTEIPEEEDVLAGYLLKEFNDFPGEGEVLERDNLTFKVLETEGRTIRKALILK, encoded by the coding sequence GTGATCATTGCGATCATATTTTTATTATTTGTTTCATTTTTCTTTTCAGGAAGTGAAACGGCATTGACAGCCACCAATAAGATGAGACTGCAAACGAGGGCAGGTAACAATGATAGAAAGGCTGAGAAACTTTTAGATTTAGTTTCTAAACCAGGCGAATTTATTACCACAATTCTAATTGGAAACAATATTGCCAATATATTACTTCCTACGCTTGTGACAACGCTTGCGATTCAATATGGATTTAATGTGGGGCTTGCTTCTGCTATTTTAACGGTTACGATTATCGTCTTTTCTGAGGTCATTCCAAAATCAGTTGCAGCTGCATTCCCTGACCGTATCGCACTTCTTGTATCCCCGATCATCCGGTTATTTGTTGTTGTGTTTAAACCGGTAACGATTGTACTTAATTGGCTTACGGGATTTATCACAAGATTCCTCGCCAAGGATCAGCCAAACGATGTATCCATATCGAAAGAAGAACTGCGTGCAATGGTAGATATTGCAGATTCTGAAGGAACATTTAATCAGGCAGAATCCCACCGTATCAAAGGAGTACTCGATTTTTACAATTTAAATGTCAAGGATGTATTAAAAACACCAAGGGTAGAGATGACCGCTCTTCAGAGTACGGCCACTTTTGAAGAAGTAAGGGATGTTGTGATTCAAAATCCGTTCACAAGATATCCCGTTTATAAAGAGGATATTGATGACATTGTCGCTGTCTTCCATTCAAAGTATTTGCTATCGTGGTCCACAGAGCAAGAGAAGCCACTGGAGGCATTTAGTTATACAGATCCATTGGTCATCTATGAATTCCATCCGATTGAATGGGTCTTCCGCAAAATGACGAAAGAGAAGAAGCATATGGCCATCGTACTGGACGAGTATGGTGGAACAGAAGGAATCCTAACACATGAAGATGTAATCGAAGCAATGATTGGTTTAGAAATTGAAGATGAAATGGATCTTGCAAGCGAAGCGATCATTGAAAAGGTTACGGACACCGAAATCATTTGTGATGGGAAAATAACGCTTCGTCGGTTAAATTCCGTTTTTAATACAGAAATTCCAGAAGAAGAGGATGTTCTTGCTGGATATCTGTTAAAAGAATTTAACGATTTTCCTGGAGAGGGAGAAGTGTTGGAGCGAGACAACCTGACGTTTAAAGTGTTAGAAACAGAAGGAAGAACGATCAGGAAGGCCTTGATTCTTAAATAA
- a CDS encoding DMT family transporter, whose protein sequence is MSDRNKGIMLLLISAFGFSMMAALVKLSGDVPTVQKTFMRNIVSAVIAFVLVVYNKERIFGKKENQVLLLSRSALGTIGMVLFFYAIDHMVLSDAEMLNKLSPFILIIFSAIFLKEKARTYQIVAILVAFVGTLFIIKPQFSIELLPYLIGVLSAVFAAGAYTLLRVLGSKEQFYTVVFYFAFFTTVSLLPFTIAFYEPMSTKQWIYLLGAGGFATIGQFGLTIAYKFAPAREISIFFYSTVVYTAAISIIFFNQVPDWMSFLGYFIIFGASLYMFLRNNKEAKTAAK, encoded by the coding sequence ATGAGTGATCGTAATAAAGGAATTATGTTACTACTTATCTCTGCCTTTGGATTTTCGATGATGGCAGCCCTTGTAAAGTTGTCAGGTGATGTCCCTACTGTTCAAAAAACGTTCATGCGAAATATTGTTTCTGCAGTCATTGCATTTGTGTTAGTCGTCTACAATAAAGAACGAATTTTTGGTAAAAAGGAAAACCAGGTGTTGCTCCTCTCAAGATCTGCACTTGGGACCATCGGGATGGTGTTGTTTTTTTATGCCATTGACCATATGGTGTTATCAGATGCTGAGATGCTGAATAAGTTAAGTCCATTTATATTAATTATTTTTTCAGCTATTTTTCTTAAAGAAAAAGCACGTACTTATCAAATCGTGGCGATTTTAGTGGCGTTTGTCGGAACATTGTTTATTATAAAGCCACAATTTTCTATCGAGCTCCTTCCCTATTTAATCGGAGTACTTTCAGCTGTATTTGCTGCGGGAGCATACACTCTCTTGCGCGTTCTCGGAAGTAAAGAACAGTTTTATACAGTTGTTTTTTACTTTGCATTTTTCACAACAGTTTCTCTGCTCCCTTTTACAATCGCATTCTATGAACCGATGTCGACGAAACAATGGATTTACCTTTTAGGCGCCGGCGGCTTTGCAACAATTGGACAATTTGGCTTAACGATTGCCTATAAATTTGCACCCGCTAGGGAAATTTCGATCTTTTTCTACTCTACGGTCGTGTACACAGCTGCGATTAGTATTATTTTCTTTAACCAGGTGCCTGATTGGATGAGCTTCCTCGGTTACTTTATTATTTTTGGCGCATCCTTATACATGTTTCTTAGGAATAATAAGGAAGCTAAAACTGCTGCAAAATAG
- a CDS encoding ABC-F family ATP-binding cassette domain-containing protein: protein MSLLTVNNLSHGFGDRAIFEDVSFRLLQGEHIGLIGANGEGKSSFMNIITGQLEPDAGTITWSKHARIGYLDQHADLKQGMTMRDVLRTAFQYLFDMEAEMNRLFSKMGEVGPDELEELLEETGRLQDALTTNDFYTIDAKVEEVANGLGLDDIGLERDVYDLSGGQRTKVLLAKLLLEKPDILLLDEPTNYLDVEHIGWLKNYLLEYDHAFILISHDIPFLNSVVNLIYHMENQQVTRYPGDHDEFLRVYEMKKQQLESAYKKQQKEIASLKTFVAKNKANAATSKLATSRQKKLDKMDVIELDSEKPKPKFQFKQARTSGKSLFETNDLIIGYNEPLSRPLNLSMERGQKIALSGANGIGKTTLLRSILGEIKPVSGSVQLGDYLHIGYFEQELKEATSNTCIQEIWDEFPHFTHHEVRASLARCGLTKKHIESKVQVLSGGEKAKVRLCKLINKETNLLVLDEPTNHLDVDAKAELKRALNDYKGSVLLISHEPEFYQDIVTDVWNCENWTTKVF from the coding sequence ATGAGTTTACTCACAGTTAATAATTTGAGTCACGGATTCGGGGATCGTGCAATCTTCGAAGATGTCTCTTTTCGTTTATTACAAGGAGAACATATTGGACTTATAGGCGCTAATGGCGAAGGTAAGTCTTCTTTTATGAATATCATCACAGGCCAGCTAGAGCCTGATGCGGGAACCATCACATGGTCTAAGCACGCACGTATCGGTTATCTTGATCAGCATGCGGATTTAAAGCAAGGCATGACTATGCGGGACGTACTCAGGACAGCTTTTCAATACTTGTTTGATATGGAAGCAGAGATGAATCGACTGTTTTCGAAAATGGGAGAAGTGGGGCCAGACGAGTTGGAAGAATTACTGGAAGAAACCGGTCGGCTTCAAGATGCCCTTACAACGAATGATTTCTACACGATCGACGCCAAAGTAGAAGAAGTTGCCAATGGCCTTGGTCTGGATGACATCGGACTCGAGCGTGATGTTTACGACTTGAGTGGCGGGCAGCGGACGAAAGTGTTGCTTGCCAAACTGCTTCTAGAGAAACCAGACATTTTGTTACTCGATGAACCAACGAACTATCTTGACGTTGAACATATCGGATGGTTGAAAAATTATCTACTGGAATACGATCATGCCTTTATTCTGATTTCTCATGACATCCCTTTTCTCAATAGTGTTGTTAATTTGATCTATCACATGGAAAACCAACAGGTTACACGTTACCCAGGGGACCATGACGAATTCCTCCGCGTCTATGAAATGAAAAAACAACAATTAGAATCGGCATATAAGAAGCAGCAAAAAGAGATCGCCAGCTTAAAGACCTTTGTAGCAAAAAACAAGGCAAATGCGGCAACGAGTAAGTTGGCTACGTCTCGTCAGAAAAAGCTAGATAAGATGGATGTCATCGAATTAGATTCTGAAAAGCCAAAACCAAAGTTTCAGTTCAAACAAGCACGCACTTCCGGCAAATCCCTGTTTGAAACAAACGATCTTATCATTGGCTACAATGAACCTCTCTCCCGCCCTCTCAACTTGTCGATGGAACGTGGACAAAAGATTGCGTTATCAGGGGCGAATGGAATCGGGAAAACGACACTTTTACGAAGTATCCTCGGTGAAATCAAACCTGTATCTGGTTCGGTACAACTAGGAGATTACCTTCATATCGGTTATTTTGAACAAGAATTAAAAGAAGCAACCAGCAACACCTGCATTCAAGAAATATGGGATGAATTTCCTCACTTTACCCACCATGAAGTGCGCGCTTCCCTGGCCAGGTGCGGTCTCACCAAAAAACATATCGAAAGTAAAGTTCAAGTGTTGAGCGGTGGTGAAAAGGCGAAGGTTCGACTCTGTAAATTAATCAATAAGGAGACCAACCTGCTCGTACTCGACGAACCGACCAACCACCTGGATGTGGATGCAAAAGCAGAACTTAAACGCGCATTGAACGATTACAAAGGCAGTGTGCTTTTAATTTCACACGAACCAGAATTTTATCAAGATATTGTCACAGATGTTTGGAATTGTGAGAATTGGACTACTAAAGTATTTTAA